AAACCAGCTTCTGTTTCATCTAAATCACAAGCGCATATAAATCCAAATACTGCGAATTCTTCAAGATATAGCTTCTTGCGTAATCTGCGACTTGTTGTTTTAGTCATGGTGTTCTTTATAGCGGGATTTTTCTATTTTTTCTCTGCTTATTCAGGATTCGATGCATCCTAAATGCATTACCTACCTCACTCATTGTCTGGCTTGAAACTATTTTGTTTCTAAACTGAATGCGAGAAGACACTCCTTCAAGTGAAAAGAACCAAAAAAGACCCATCAACGGGCTGATAAATTGCTCACTATTCACTGTTCTTGGAGTTGGGTGCACATCTCCAAATTCCCCTTTCATTGAAGCCGAAATAGAATTTGTAACGATGCTCATATGTCCCGGATGCTTTACATTTAAATAATCTACCAGCTCGATATATTCCTTGCCCTCCTTCATATCTTTGGTGATAGAAACACTGCCAAAATATGAGTCATTTTTAATCAATGTAGAAATATTCTCTAAACACGAATGATGATTAAGATTATGAAATTGCTCGACACCAAAACCTGTGGCTACAAGAAAGCTTTTTTCTACTGTAGACTGTGATGCAGCAACTATCGAACAAGCATCTTCCACCATTGTGGCAACACCAGACTCATCACCAAACATCAAACCATCCGTGCCACCATCAACCAAAACTAAACAATCAA
The nucleotide sequence above comes from Agarivorans sp. Alg241-V36. Encoded proteins:
- a CDS encoding DUF1152 domain-containing protein, encoding MPHNSREDKIYLKISRYKKPKASFKLSAKFIHRNFSNTYPEVKCNMQIPFFDSISGSKVVLLAGVGGGFDIVSGIPIYSYLRKLGKEVILANLSFTELALSDCEPLCRGTYLIKPESKDLDYFPEKHLAKWLRSKGEDPIIYGFSDELGVAPLSHAYQKIIDKHGVDCLVLVDGGTDGLMFGDESGVATMVEDACSIVAASQSTVEKSFLVATGFGVEQFHNLNHHSCLENISTLIKNDSYFGSVSITKDMKEGKEYIELVDYLNVKHPGHMSIVTNSISASMKGEFGDVHPTPRTVNSEQFISPLMGLFWFFSLEGVSSRIQFRNKIVSSQTMSEVGNAFRMHRILNKQRKNRKIPL